From the genome of Nicotiana sylvestris chromosome 2, ASM39365v2, whole genome shotgun sequence, one region includes:
- the LOC104224158 gene encoding LOB domain-containing protein 36-like, which yields MSSSNSPCAACKFLRRKCTQECVFAPYFPPDQPQKFANVHKVFGASNVAKLLNELNATQREDAVNSLAYEAEYRLRDPVYGCVGLISVLQHKLKQVQDDLLNAKKELATYIGPSAMLPILQHPGYIQQHPNNPSSSTMMPYNMQPMLGLPTGMQQQQQHGAQLMLRDPQQQQQQNHQQVIEAHQFAAAMAAREQQEMLRTYEQQPQQQQHPQFNSGFDSAGPVTATGFHQMSSSVSPSLALGSFDNPYQIQQTQQEHCGQVQIQPHQLLQQQQQQQNHQQQLPQQPQTPQQQQRAKSEEERSIGPSC from the exons ATGTCCTCGTCCAACTCTCCGTGTGCAGCATGCAAATTCTTGCGTCGAAAATGCACTCAAGAATGTGTTTTTGCACCATACTTCCCACCTGATCAACCTCAGAAATTTGCCAATGTTCACAAGGTTTTTGGGGCTAGTAATGTGGCTAAATTACTCAACGAATTAAACGCTACTCAACGTGAAGATGCTGTAAATTCCCTCGCCTATGAAGCCGAGTATCGCCTTCGTGATCCAGTTTATGGTTGTGTTGGCCTAATTTCGGTACTTCAACATAAGCTCAAGCAAGTCCAAGATGATTTATTGAATGCTAAGAAAGAATTAGCAACTTACATTGGTCCATCAGCAATGTTGCCAATTCTTCAACACCCGGGGTATATACAACAGCATCCGAATAATCCGTCTTCTTCTACCATGATGCCTTATAATATGCAGCCAATGTTGGGATTGCCAACAGggatgcaacaacaacaacaacatggtGCTCAGTTAATGTTGCGTGATCctcaacaacaacagcagcaaaaTCATCAGCAAGTTATTGAAGCTCATCAATTTGCGGCAGCGATGGCGGCAAGGGAGCAACAGGAAATGTTGAGAACTTACGAACAACAACCACAACAGCAGCAGCATCCACAATTCAACAGTGGGTTTGATTCTGCAG GCCCAGTAACTGCTACCGGATTTCATCAAATGAGTTCTTCTGTATCACCTTCATTGGCTTTGGGCTCCTTTGACAATCCTTATCAGATTCAGCAAACCCAGCAGGAACATTGCGGACAGGTTCAAATTCAGCCGCATCAATTGCtccaacaacaacagcagcagcagaatCATCAGCAGCAGCTACCGCAACAGCCACAGACACCACAGCAGCAACAGAGAGCCAAAAGTGAAGAGGAAAGGAGCATTGGACCTTCTTGTTAA